The sequence CGATATCGTTGCGGATATTGATAATCAGCGTTTGCAAAAAGGCGAAAAAATTCCTTCCGAATCAGAGCTGATGAATAGCTATGCGGCAAGCCGGGGCACGGTGCGTAAGGCAGTGGATCAGTTGCAGGAGCGCGGCTATGTGCAAAAAATCCATGGTAAGGGGGTGTTTGTTTTAAAGCCGGGCAATATCGAATTTCAACTTAGCGGCATTGTCAGCTTTAAAGAGTCTTACGAGCGTTTAGGGCGGGGAGTAACGACGCAGATTGCCGGTTTTCAATCGGTTAGTGCGGATAAAACGTTGGCTAAGCTATTGCAAGTGCCGGAAAAAACCGAGCTGGTACGCATTAAGCGGGTGCGTAATATCGATGGCGAGAATGTGATTCTGGATATTAACTATTTCGTGGCCGAGCTGATTCCCGGCCTTACGCCGCAAATTGCGCAAAATTCGATTTATGAGTACATAGAGAAGGTGCTTAAGCTCAATATCTGTTATGCCCAGAGGGTGTTTGAAGCCCAGCCCTGCATTGAAGATGATCGCCGTTATCTGGATTTAAATGGCATGGATCATGTAATTGTGGTGAAAAACCATACCCATTTATACGATGGCCGCCAGTTTGAATATACGGAATCCCGGCACCGGCTGGATAAATTCTTTTTCTCTGATATTGCGCGGCGTTAATAGGCCAGATTTGACCCCGCTCATTTAAGCGTGGCTTGTGCTTTGTACTTAAATGTATCGGGATGCGGGTCGTATTTTTTAATAAACCGGCGGGCTCAAGGGCTTTTCTGATGCTCTATAGAAAACAGGGGCGGGTGCAAACCGCCACCTTGTCGTTTATTAGGCTGCCTGCATCACCGCTTCAACCTCTTCTGCTGTGCGTGCAATATGCGGGCCCAGAATGCGGCTACCGGTGGTCGTGATCAGCACATTGTCTTCGATACGGATGCCGCCAAAGTCTTTGTATTCGCTAAATTTGGCGTAATTGATCATCTCGCCGTGGCGGCCTTCTGCCTGCCAGGCGTCGATCAGGGCGGGGATAAAGTAGATGCCGGGCTCTACCGTAATCACCATGCCGGCTTTCAATGGTTTGCCTAAGCGTAAATAGCCCATGCCAAACAGCGTGCTGCGCTCTACACCTTCGCCATAGCCGACCAGGTTTTCACCCAGGCTTTCCATATCATGTACATCCAGGCCAATCTGGTGGCCAAGGCCGTGCGGGAAGGCGATGGCGTAAGCGCCGGATTCTACAATTGCATCCGCATCGCCTTTAAAGAAGCCCAGCTTGCTCATGGCTTTCACCATGACTTTGGCGGCCAGTTTATGCGCTGCCAGATAAGGCAGGCCGGGCTTTAGTGCAGCAATGGCTTCGGTTTGCATGGCCAGCACCGCATCATACAATTGGCGCTGGCGCGGGCTGAATTTGCCGCCCACCGGAATGGTACGGGTGATATCGCTGGCATAGCCACCAGCCGATGTTGCACCGGTGTCGTTCAGGACCAGATCGCCTGCCTGCAGGACCTGATGATGATGATGGTTATGCAGTACTTCGCCGTTTCTGGAGAAAATACTCGGGTAGGCCAGTTGTAAATCATGACTGCGGACAATGCCTTCCATTAAACCCACAACCTGATGCTCCAGCACGGTAGCGTGTGATGCACGCATCGCGGCGTGGTGTACATCACGGGTAATGGCCAGCACTTTTTCCATTTCGGCGATTTCTTCCGCTGATTTAATTTCACGTTGTGCAATCACGGCGTGGGTTAGGGCGCTTGAAAAGCCTGCTTTTACTTTTGAGCTGTCGGTGCTTAATAGCTTAGACAGCTCCAGAATCGTTTCACCACGATAGGGGGCTAAATATTGTACGGCAATACCGGCGGCTTGCGCAGCTGCCAGCGCTTCACCGAGTTTTGTGTAAGGCTGGCTTTGGGTAATGCCTGCTGCGGCTGCGCGCTCGCTTAAGGATGGCTGCGGGCCGGTCCATACGATATCGGCCACTTCCGGCTCATTGCCAAACAGGGTTACCACATCATTGGCGGTATCGATCAGGCCGGCAAGGCCCGGCTCGTTCAGACCGAAGTAGTAGCGAAAGCTGCTGTCCTGAATAAACGGGAAAATATTATCCGAGTAATTCATGGGCGAATCGACGTTGCCTAGCAGCAAAATCAGGCTATCTGGCAAGCTGGCAGAAAGAGTGGCGCGGCGCTGGCGATAGATTTCGGGCTGGAACATAGCATTTTTCCGTTGAAAGTATGGGGCATATCTTTGTTGAAAGAGCGCCCTTTGTAAATGGGCGAATGTGGTATATGAAAATAACCTGCGCGTGATTTTTGAAGTTTTTGCTGTGCTG comes from Iodobacter ciconiae and encodes:
- a CDS encoding aminopeptidase P family protein, whose amino-acid sequence is MFQPEIYRQRRATLSASLPDSLILLLGNVDSPMNYSDNIFPFIQDSSFRYYFGLNEPGLAGLIDTANDVVTLFGNEPEVADIVWTGPQPSLSERAAAAGITQSQPYTKLGEALAAAQAAGIAVQYLAPYRGETILELSKLLSTDSSKVKAGFSSALTHAVIAQREIKSAEEIAEMEKVLAITRDVHHAAMRASHATVLEHQVVGLMEGIVRSHDLQLAYPSIFSRNGEVLHNHHHHQVLQAGDLVLNDTGATSAGGYASDITRTIPVGGKFSPRQRQLYDAVLAMQTEAIAALKPGLPYLAAHKLAAKVMVKAMSKLGFFKGDADAIVESGAYAIAFPHGLGHQIGLDVHDMESLGENLVGYGEGVERSTLFGMGYLRLGKPLKAGMVITVEPGIYFIPALIDAWQAEGRHGEMINYAKFSEYKDFGGIRIEDNVLITTTGSRILGPHIARTAEEVEAVMQAA
- the treR gene encoding trehalose operon repressor; this encodes MNKYSQIFADIVADIDNQRLQKGEKIPSESELMNSYAASRGTVRKAVDQLQERGYVQKIHGKGVFVLKPGNIEFQLSGIVSFKESYERLGRGVTTQIAGFQSVSADKTLAKLLQVPEKTELVRIKRVRNIDGENVILDINYFVAELIPGLTPQIAQNSIYEYIEKVLKLNICYAQRVFEAQPCIEDDRRYLDLNGMDHVIVVKNHTHLYDGRQFEYTESRHRLDKFFFSDIARR